A stretch of Pseudomonas sp. LRP2-20 DNA encodes these proteins:
- a CDS encoding response regulator transcription factor: MNSVFIVDDHPVIRLAVRMLLENQNYKVVGESDNGVDAMQMIRETQPELVILDISIPRLDGLEVLARFQAMALPLKVLILTAQSPALFAVRCMHSGAAGYVCKQEDLNELLSAIKAVIAGYNYFPSQAIHNCHETADSDLRLFRLVNDRELMALQLFAQGRSNQEIAKGMFLSNKTVSTYKKRLMQKLQADSLVDLIEMAKRNALV, from the coding sequence ATGAATAGTGTATTTATTGTCGATGACCATCCTGTCATCCGCCTTGCTGTCCGCATGTTGCTCGAAAACCAGAATTACAAGGTCGTGGGCGAATCGGACAACGGCGTAGATGCCATGCAGATGATTCGTGAGACGCAGCCTGAATTGGTGATTCTGGACATCAGCATCCCCAGGCTTGATGGCCTGGAGGTACTTGCACGCTTCCAGGCCATGGCCTTGCCATTGAAGGTGCTCATCCTCACCGCACAGTCTCCGGCGCTGTTCGCCGTGCGCTGCATGCACTCAGGTGCAGCGGGTTATGTATGCAAGCAGGAAGATCTGAACGAACTACTCAGTGCAATCAAGGCGGTGATCGCCGGATATAACTACTTCCCCAGTCAGGCCATTCATAACTGCCACGAAACAGCGGACTCCGATTTGCGACTTTTCCGACTAGTTAACGATCGAGAACTCATGGCACTGCAACTTTTCGCCCAGGGCCGCAGCAATCAGGAGATCGCCAAAGGCATGTTTCTCAGCAACAAGACCGTCAGCACCTACAAGAAGCGGCTCATGCAGAAACTGCAGGCTGACTCCTTGGTCGACCTGATCGAAATGGCCAAACGCAACGCGCTGGTCTGA
- a CDS encoding deoxyguanosinetriphosphate triphosphohydrolase, with amino-acid sequence MDWHTLLTRERLGKALYSAEELGRSPFHKDHDRIIFSGAFRRLGRKTQVHPVTSNDHIHTRLTHSLEVSCVGRSLGMRVGETLRASLPEWCEPSDLGMIVQSACLAHDIGNPPFGHSGEDAIRHWFQQAAGRGWLDDMNDDERADFLNFEGNAQGFRVLTQLEYHQFDGGTRLTYATLGTYLKYPWTARHADALGYKKHKFGCYQSELPLLEQIARKLGLPLLEEQRWARHPLVYLMEAADDICYALIDLEDGLEMELLHYAEVEALLLDLVGDDLPETYRQLGPADSRRRKLAILRGKAIEHLTNAAARAFVEQQQALLSGRLSGDLVEHMHGPAKRCVLQAKDMARNKIFQDKRKTLHEIGAYTTLEILLNTFCGAALEQHGGRAPSFKSRRVLDLIGNNAPNPHDSLHKAFLRMIDFIAGMTDSYASEMAREMTGHSSPI; translated from the coding sequence TTGGACTGGCACACCCTGCTCACCCGCGAACGCCTCGGCAAAGCCCTTTACAGTGCCGAAGAACTGGGCCGCAGCCCTTTCCACAAAGACCATGACCGGATCATCTTCTCAGGGGCCTTTCGCCGCCTCGGGCGCAAGACCCAGGTCCACCCCGTTACCAGCAACGACCATATCCACACGCGCCTGACCCATTCCCTGGAGGTCAGCTGCGTCGGCCGCTCACTGGGCATGCGCGTCGGCGAAACACTGCGCGCCAGCCTGCCCGAGTGGTGCGAACCCAGCGACCTGGGCATGATCGTGCAGTCGGCCTGCCTGGCTCACGACATCGGCAACCCGCCGTTCGGCCACTCCGGTGAAGATGCCATTCGCCACTGGTTCCAGCAGGCGGCCGGGCGTGGCTGGCTGGACGACATGAACGACGACGAGCGTGCCGACTTCCTCAACTTCGAGGGCAACGCCCAAGGCTTTCGCGTGCTGACCCAGCTCGAATATCACCAGTTCGATGGCGGCACCCGGCTCACCTACGCCACCCTGGGTACCTACCTCAAATACCCTTGGACGGCCCGGCATGCCGATGCCCTCGGGTACAAGAAGCACAAGTTCGGCTGCTACCAGAGCGAGCTACCGCTGCTGGAGCAGATTGCCCGCAAGCTCGGCCTGCCGCTGCTCGAGGAACAGCGCTGGGCCCGTCACCCGCTGGTCTACCTGATGGAGGCAGCAGATGACATCTGCTACGCCCTGATCGACCTGGAAGACGGCCTGGAGATGGAGTTGCTGCACTACGCCGAAGTCGAAGCGCTGTTGCTCGACCTGGTCGGTGACGACTTGCCGGAAACCTATCGTCAGCTTGGCCCTGCCGACTCCCGGCGACGCAAACTGGCAATACTGCGTGGCAAGGCTATCGAGCACCTGACCAACGCCGCTGCCCGCGCGTTCGTCGAGCAACAGCAGGCACTGCTGAGCGGGCGTTTGAGCGGCGACCTGGTCGAGCACATGCACGGCCCGGCCAAGCGCTGCGTACTGCAAGCCAAAGACATGGCGCGCAACAAGATCTTCCAGGACAAACGCAAGACGCTGCACGAGATCGGTGCCTACACCACGCTGGAAATCCTGCTCAACACGTTCTGTGGTGCCGCCCTGGAACAGCACGGCGGGCGCGCGCCTTCGTTCAAGAGCCGCCGTGTGCTCGACCTGATCGGCAACAACGCCCCCAACCCGCACGACTCGCTGCACAAGGCGTTCCTGCGCATGATCGATTTCATCGCCGGCATGACCGACAGCTATGCCAGCGAGATGGCTCGGGAAATGACCGGGCACTCCAGCCCGATCTGA